The bacterium BMS3Abin11 genome contains a region encoding:
- the lacA gene encoding galactoside O-acetyltransferase: protein MTTKSNKTHKVLSEKGSALSKYQHIIVGDDSWLYLFYFEFCALLGKFPGALGILLRKLFWPRLFGSCGKGVMFADNIVLRQPKNIHLGNNVIISEFCVLDARHDDENKVITLADDAMLSTNIMISCKNACISVGKNAGLGAQTIIHATNDCSVSIGDDVIIGPQSYISAGGNYHFDQLDIPIREQGINPDGGITLENNIWLGAKVTVLGGVTMESGSIAGAGAVVNKSIPANAICAGVPAKVIKTRK, encoded by the coding sequence ATGACGACAAAAAGCAACAAGACGCATAAAGTACTTTCAGAAAAAGGCTCGGCGCTATCAAAGTATCAGCACATCATTGTCGGTGATGATTCCTGGCTGTACTTATTCTATTTTGAGTTCTGCGCCCTGCTGGGCAAGTTCCCCGGCGCCCTGGGGATACTTCTAAGAAAGCTCTTCTGGCCCCGCTTGTTTGGCTCATGCGGCAAAGGTGTTATGTTTGCTGATAACATTGTATTGCGTCAGCCGAAAAATATTCACCTGGGTAACAATGTCATTATTAGTGAATTTTGTGTGCTTGATGCACGGCATGATGATGAAAATAAAGTCATCACACTCGCCGATGATGCAATGCTTTCCACCAACATCATGATTTCCTGCAAAAACGCCTGCATCAGTGTCGGTAAAAACGCAGGCCTGGGTGCACAAACTATCATCCATGCCACCAATGACTGCTCTGTAAGCATTGGAGACGATGTCATCATTGGTCCTCAAAGCTATATTTCAGCCGGCGGCAATTATCACTTCGATCAACTGGATATCCCGATCCGTGAACAGGGAATCAACCCTGATGGCGGCATTACGCTTGAAAATAACATCTGGCTGGGTGCCAAAGTCACGGTGCTGGGTGGTGTGACGATGGAAAGCGGCAGTATTGCCGGCGCGGGAGCCGTCGTAAATAAATCTATACCTGCCAATGCAATATGTGCTGGGGTGCCCGCAAAGGTAATCAAGACCAGGAAATAA
- the asnB_2 gene encoding asparagine synthetase [glutamine-hydrolyzing] 1 has protein sequence MCGIAGIMGSNRVDAIKKMTDIMIYRGPDDSGFYYDDDIALGQRRLSIIDLHSGRQPISNEDDTLQLVCNGEIYNSPELRKSLISKGHQFKTATDVEVILHLYEEYGDDCVTQLRGMFAFAIWDTRKRRLFLARDHLGQKPLFFCQQNGGFAFASEAKSILASDITKAEIDLEGLWHYLSLRYMPDHHSMFKGIRKLPAAHYLVLENNQLSINRYWTVDFKDKISASKEEITDQLDELLLETVKGHLLSDVRVGAFLSGGIDSGIVASMMAELGEKNLPRFSIGSKEKEFDELPYARMVSEKYGMEAHEKIVEPDLIHTIPSLIYHMDEPADPFGFGVYLVSELAAKHVKVVLGGDGGDENFAGYDRYSGQRLVDYYCLLPQWFRQNIVKKVTDRIPESFGYKSLAQKAAWVNEMSLFSGGDRYAQSLGVLRFTHEAKHKLFTESAIQSLGDPSSAEKILHYFNADNADDVVDKMLYTDLMTRIPDHILMIADRMTMAHSLESRAPLIDYKVVEFAATIPTNLKLNNRAMKGNHLKYILREVATRYLPRELVTLKKQGFRFPLGIWFRTDLKNFLRRLFAQSRFVELGLFEKSYIDTLLDEHISGKVDHNYRIWVLLNLEFWYRMYFEGETVESMKAFSDQISTPSTC, from the coding sequence ATGTGCGGCATCGCCGGCATCATGGGCTCAAACCGGGTCGATGCCATCAAAAAAATGACCGATATCATGATTTACCGTGGGCCAGACGACTCTGGCTTCTATTATGATGATGATATCGCGCTGGGGCAACGCCGCCTCTCCATCATCGATCTGCACTCCGGCAGACAGCCAATATCAAATGAAGACGATACCCTGCAGCTGGTGTGCAATGGTGAGATCTACAATAGCCCGGAACTGAGAAAGTCTCTAATCAGCAAAGGTCACCAGTTCAAAACAGCAACAGATGTTGAGGTCATCCTGCATCTGTATGAAGAATATGGTGATGACTGTGTCACTCAGCTGCGCGGCATGTTTGCTTTCGCCATCTGGGATACGCGTAAAAGGCGGCTGTTTTTGGCGCGCGACCACCTGGGCCAGAAGCCCCTGTTCTTCTGTCAGCAAAATGGTGGTTTTGCTTTCGCTTCTGAAGCCAAAAGCATACTGGCTTCTGATATCACCAAAGCAGAAATAGATCTTGAAGGTCTCTGGCATTATTTGTCCTTGCGCTACATGCCTGACCATCACTCTATGTTCAAGGGTATCCGTAAACTGCCAGCGGCCCATTACCTGGTGCTGGAAAATAATCAGCTCTCCATCAATCGTTACTGGACTGTTGATTTCAAGGACAAGATCTCCGCCAGCAAGGAAGAGATTACCGACCAGCTCGATGAACTGCTGCTGGAAACCGTCAAGGGCCATCTGTTAAGTGATGTACGGGTCGGGGCATTCTTAAGCGGCGGTATTGACTCAGGCATTGTGGCCTCAATGATGGCTGAGCTGGGTGAAAAAAACCTGCCGCGTTTCTCTATAGGCAGTAAAGAAAAAGAATTCGATGAACTGCCCTATGCCCGGATGGTATCGGAAAAATACGGCATGGAGGCGCATGAAAAGATTGTTGAACCGGATCTCATTCATACCATTCCTTCATTGATATATCACATGGATGAACCTGCCGATCCATTTGGCTTCGGGGTTTATCTTGTTTCTGAGTTGGCCGCGAAACATGTGAAAGTCGTGCTTGGTGGCGATGGCGGCGATGAAAACTTTGCCGGTTATGATCGTTATTCAGGCCAGCGCCTGGTCGACTATTATTGCCTGCTGCCGCAGTGGTTCCGGCAGAATATTGTGAAGAAGGTCACTGATCGTATCCCTGAATCTTTTGGTTATAAAAGCCTTGCCCAGAAGGCCGCATGGGTCAATGAAATGTCGTTGTTTTCCGGTGGCGACCGCTATGCCCAGAGTCTTGGTGTGTTACGATTTACCCACGAAGCAAAACATAAACTGTTTACCGAATCAGCCATCCAGTCGCTAGGCGATCCCTCCTCTGCTGAAAAAATATTGCACTACTTCAATGCTGACAATGCCGATGATGTGGTCGACAAAATGCTCTATACCGACCTGATGACACGCATCCCCGACCATATCCTGATGATAGCTGACCGCATGACCATGGCGCATTCACTGGAGAGCCGGGCCCCTCTCATCGATTATAAGGTGGTTGAGTTCGCCGCCACTATACCGACAAACCTAAAACTGAATAACCGGGCCATGAAGGGAAACCATCTGAAATATATCCTGCGGGAAGTCGCCACCCGTTACCTGCCACGGGAATTGGTTACACTTAAAAAACAGGGCTTCCGCTTCCCTCTGGGAATCTGGTTTCGCACCGACTTAAAGAACTTTCTACGCAGATTGTTTGCTCAGTCACGCTTTGTTGAACTTGGCTTGTTTGAAAAAAGTTATATCGATACCTTGCTTGATGAACATATCTCCGGCAAGGTAGATCATAATTATAGAATCTGGGTATTGTTAAACCTTGAGTTCTGGTACCGGATGTATTTTGAAGGTGAAACCGTTGAATCCATGAAAGCGTTCTCCGATCAAATTAGTACTCCTTCAACCTGCTAA